The following proteins are encoded in a genomic region of Palaemon carinicauda isolate YSFRI2023 chromosome 19, ASM3689809v2, whole genome shotgun sequence:
- the LOC137658109 gene encoding ionotropic receptor 93a-like — protein sequence MLHLILLALLAFFSTNLSDSESPEYRTSLDRDTPYAKLSDNTNKNVNGYHLWDDKKVYLQTSRLGNIYTAIPPESKNTSMGLPQLALLRSGKSSELSGDESLAGLVKAIIKSSLKDCDLIIAVDGSFVESGVLEILVEVPVLKQVVFIKSPEDLAQQVEWKSARCQGTFLLLSDAEHLIKFGDDYRFQWAYNAKVVIIGLSMDSLKMFSKTMKGQKTEHIIGVVKDENQRNFKIYMNLLFWGEGFKQVSNWRGKSFATKAELFPDKISNLHKGVLKVFMFEFEPDMFIVRDSSGRILGRHGRDVAVVYALSEVFNFTILFVDIPQDWGALLPNGSFTGLVGLFSRDEGHLGIANLFPSALDDRHKHQDYSTAVHEDRGCFIARVEPPLPRWQNPSLPFQATTWLALFIGLVCSGPLLYIIAIGNGENESEDPHFKSLVTSSLYAFAIHADHPLETMPRCLSTRVFIVSLLVYILVFSTGYRANLTSFLTVTRQPKSIETVKDIYEAGWKVAGTSWFYSALKHSENPYLRGLLDRYKINGEFYELKEEILAGGSTMISSSNSLKVLSSLTTTKRGKPLLRLLKECLSSFPVTIGFPVNSPLKFRFDKSLSRMFESGLVERWFIQGKDKYLKMKQRQGEISEYEDEGWNSTTDGVIPLGMDHMKGIFIIYSVGFILSKLSFLGEIFIKRCRKRSVSK from the exons ATGTTGCATTTGATCCTGCTAGCCCTGCTTGCTTTCTTCAGTACAAATCTATCCGATTCCGAGAGCCCAGAATACCGAACCTCACTCGACAGGGATACCCCATACGCCAAGCTGAGTGACAACACAAATAAGAACGTTAATGGATATCATCTCTGGGATGATAAGAAAGTGTACCTCCAGACCTCTCGGCTTGGGAATATCTACACAGCGATTCCACCTGAATCAAAGAACACCAGTATGGGGCTTCCTCAGCTGGCACTTTTGAGATCCGGAAAAAGCTCCGAGCTATCAGGTGACGAATCCTTGGCAGGCCTCGTCAAGGCTATCATAAAAAGCAGCTTGAAGGACTGTGACCTAATCATAGCTGTTGATGGAAGTTTCGTGGAATCGGGAGTTTTAGAGATATTAGTGGAGGTTCCGGTCCTGAAACAG GTTGTCTTCATAAAATCCCCAGAAGACTTGGCCCAGCAGGTCGAATGGAAGTCTGCGAGATGCCAGGGaacttttcttttgttgtcggaTGCTGAACACTTGATTAAGTTCGGAGATGATTACCGGTTTCAGTGGGCCTACAATGCCAA GGTTGTGATCATAGGCTTATCAATGGATTCCTTGAAGATGTTTTCCAAAACCATGAAAGGCCAGAAGACTGAGCACATCATTGGGGTGGTGAAG GATGAAAATCAACGAAACTTCAAGATCTACATGAACTTGCTCTTTTGGGGCGAAGGTTTTAAGCAAGTCTCCAACTGGAGGGGAAAGAGTTTTGCCACAAAAGCAGAACTTTTTCCTGATAAGATTTCAAACCTTCACAAAGGTGTACTTAAG GTCTTCATGTTTGAGTTCGAGCCTGATATGTTTATTGTAAGAGACTCCAGTGGAAGAATCCTGGGGCGTCACGGAAGAGATGTGGCTGTAGTATATGCTCTCTCTGAAGTCTTCAACTTTACTATTCTCTTTGTGGATATCCCGCAAG ATTGGGGTGCGTTGCTGCCAAATGGAAGCTTCACAGGTTTGGTTGGCCTCTTTTCAAGGGATGAAGGACACCTGGGAATAGCCAACCTTTTCCCTTCTGCCTTGGATGACCGCCACAAGCATCAAGACTACAGCACTGCAGTCCACGAAGAT AGAGGCTGCTTCATTGCAAGGGTTGAACCTCCTTTACCCAGATGGCAAAACCCAAGTTTACCATTTCAAGCAACGACCTGGCTGGCGCTGTTTATTGGTCTTGTGTGTTCAGGACCTCTTCTCTACATAATAGCTATTGGCAATGGGGAAAA CGAGAGTGAAGACCCACACTTCAAATCTCTGGTAACTTCGAGCCTCTACGCCTTTGCAATCCACGCCGACCACCCTCTGGAAACCATGCCCAGATGCCTAAGTACTCGGGTCTTCATAGTGAGTTTGCTGGTCTACATACTAGTCTTCTCCACAGGATACAGAGCCAACCTCACTTCCTTCCTGACAGTCACCAGACAACCAAAAAGTATCGAGACTGTTAAGGACATTTACGAAGCCGGATGGAAGGTCGCTGGTACATCTTGGTTCTACAGTGCTTTGAAGCATTCTGAGAACCCATACCTTCGG GGATTACTTGACCGATATAAGATTAATGGCGAGTTTTACGAGCTGAAAGAAGAAATCCTTGCCGGAGGGTCCACCATGATATCAAGCTCCAATTCGCTGAAGGTTTTAAGCTCTTTGACGACCACTAAAAGGGGAAAGCCGTTACTCAGACTTTTAAAG GAATGCCTCTCTTCGTTCCCCGTGACCATAGGATTTCCCGTCAACTCGCCTCTGAAATTCAGATTTGACAAGAGTCTGTCCCGGATGTTTGAGAGTGGACTGGTGGAAAGGTGGTTCATCCAAGGAAAGGATAAGTACTtgaag ATGAAACAACGACAAGGAGAGATCTCAGAATACGAAGATGAAGGATGGAATTCGACTACTGATGGGGTAATTCCTCTAGGAATGGACCACATGAAGGGCATCTTCATCATCTACTCAGTTGGTTTCATTCTCTCCAAACTCAGCTTCTTGGGAGAGATTTTCATCAAGAGGTGCAGGAAGAGATCTGTCTCTAAATGA
- the LOC137658881 gene encoding carotenoid-cleaving dioxygenase, mitochondrial-like — translation MTTFTGFIPVWLNGRLTRNGPGLYTYGDTTYNHLFDGFAVLHQFRIKNGHVTYHSRFLQSDDHKKNRLNNRIVVTQLGTVGHPDPCKTLLQRFMSIFEVEATDNCSVNVVHMGDEVYAMTESPVIRRIDPSTLECIGEKTKVDSIVAVNTLTAHPHVEHDGTVYNMGSSFASSSGPAYNIIKFPPPRVEGGRRKSSVDQAEIVATIPCQWRLHPSYYHSFGMTEKYFIFVEMPLVISLGKLIYNHITKEAFIGAFQWYPEEKTHFRVVDRRTGRQIPTRYSTEAFVTFHQTNAYEKDGQLVVDLTATSDGGIITEAMSERDPSKVNLVLPTHRRFVLPLDVQNAPQDINLVTLPGTKCKATKRANDVIEIEGCEISAHPFELQRINYQYNGREYRYSYGVGISRVNNTHDKLVKMDVVTGQVQIWTETNKFVSEPIFVKPPGSTKEEDKGVVLSSLIDQTDPKLASLLVLDAKTWKELGRVDFRANGTVTPTFHGQFAADADEVHMY, via the exons ATGACGACTTTTACAGGTTTCATACCTGTTTGGTTGAATGGTCGGCTGACCAGAAATGGACCTGGACTATACACGTATGGGGATACGACGTACAATCACCTATTCGATGGTTTCGCTGTCTTGCATCAGTTCAGAATAAAAAATGGACACGTCACGTATCATTCAAG ATTTCTGCAAAGTGACGACCACAAGAAGAACAGGCTGAACAACCGCATCGTTGTCACACAACTCGGGACAGTTGGCCACCCTGATCCTTGCAAGACACTTCTTCAGAG ATTCATGAGCATCTTTGAAGTTGAGGCCACCGACAATTGCTCAGTAAATGTTGTCCATATGGGAGATGAGGTCTATGCTATGACCGAGTCGCCTGTCATCAGAAGGATCGACCCATCCACTCTTGAGTGTATAGGAGAAAAG ACGAAAGTAGACAGCATTGTCGCAGTGAATACCCTGACAGCTCATCCACATGTTGAACACGATGGCACAGTCTACAACATGGGCAGCTCTTTCGCCAGCAGTAGTGGCCCGGCCTACAATATCATCAAGTTTCCCCCTCCTAGAGTGGAAGGAG GAAGAAGAAAGTCATCCGTGGATCAGGCTGAAATCGTGGCTACAATTCCGTGTCAGTGGAGGCTTCATCCATCTTACTACCATTCCTTTGGGATGACAGAGAAATACTTCATCTTTGTGGAAATGCCACTAGTCATCAGCCTAGGCAAACTCATCTATAATCACATTACCAAAGAAGCCTTCATTGGAGCCTTCCAGTGGTACCCAGAGGAAAAG ACGCACTTTCGAGTAGTTGATCGCAGAACTGGGAGGCAGATCCCCACCAGGTATTCGACAGAAGCCTTTGTGACTTTCCATCAAACGAACGCTTACGAAAAGGATGGACAACTGGTCGTTGATCTTACTGCTACCAGCGATGGAGGG ATTATAACAGAAGCAATGTCTGAGCGAGATCCATCGAAGGTGAACCTGGTTTTGCCGACGCATCGTAGATTCGTTCTTCCCCTCGATGTTCAAAACGCACCACAGGATATCAATTTAG TCACACTTCCAGGAACGAAATGCAAAGCGACCAAGAGGGCCAATGACGTCATTGAAATTGAGGGATGCGAAATCTCTGCTCATCCGTTCGAGCTGCAGAGAATTAACTACCAATACAATGGCAGAGAGTATCGCTACTCCTACGGGGTTGGGATCAGCAGAGTCAACAATACTCATGATAAG CTTGTAAAGATGGATGTGGTAACTGGCCAAGTGCAGATCTGGACCGAGACGAATAAATTCGTAAGCGAACCTATTTTCGTAAAGCCTCCTGGGTCAACTAAGGAAGAGGACAAGGGCGTGGTGCTCTCCTCACTCATAGATCAG ACTGACCCTAAGCTCGCATCGTTACTCGTCCTGGACGCAAAGACTTGGAAAGAACTGGGAAGGGTTGATTTCAGAGCGAACGGCACAGTCACTCCAACGTTCCACGGGCAGTTTGCTGCTGATGCAGACGAAGTGCACATGTACTGA